From the genome of Streptomyces sp. NBC_00523:
CCGAACCCGTACCAGACCCCGCCCACCTGCACGATCGACAGATACAACAGCCACGGCACCGCCCACAGCGCCATCGCCGCGCCCAGCGGCACCTGGTTGTCCGCCCCGGCGAGCAGCGCGACGGAGACGGCGCACCCGGCCCAGGCGACCACGGCGAAGAAGCGGTCCGAGCAATGCAGCCGGAAGAGCCCCGGGGCGGTGCGCCAGGACGTACGCCGGAGCTCCCGGGTCGCGGGCAGCATGCCGCGCTCCCCGATCAGTGCCCGGAACTGAAGCGCCGCGGTGAGGAAGGCGGTCAGGTAGACGACGGCGAGGGCCTTCTGGAAGACCAGCCGGCCGAGCCAGTACCCGTCAGCGGTGAACCACTCCATCGCTACCAGTATGGCCCGGCCCCGCCCCCGGGCTCATCGGCCGGGCGCCTCGCGCCGCTCGCGCTCCTCCGCCACGATCCGGCGCAGCGTACGGCCGAGGCGGCGCGCGTACCACCGCTGGAGCGGCGGCACCAGCGGACCGCCGAGCCGCGCGTACCAGCGGGCGGGCCGGCTGAACGCCATCACCCTGAACCAGACCGTGCCGTCCTCGGCGAGTTCGGCCGTGAAGCACTCCTCGCCGCGCTCGGGGTGGCCGGTCTCCGTCCCGTATCCGAACCCGATCCGCTCCGGACCGTACTCGGCCCAGATCACCCGGCAGGGGGCGGCGAGTCGCAGCGGCCCGGCCTGCACCGCCACCCGAACGGCCGTCCCCGCCTCGGCGCGTGGCGTGGACGCCTCCACACGCGCCCCCGATCCGCGGTGCATCCGGAACTCGGTGATCGCCGCCCCGGCCGCCTCGAAGTCGGCGCGGCCGCGCCCGACCCGGGTGCGGTGGTGCAGGTGGTGGTAGCCGTCGGGGAGCGGGCCGAGGCGGGTGACCCCCGCCTCCGGGTAGTTGAGGCTGCTCATCGGATGCTTCCTTCGCCGTCGTGGAGGAGGTGCAGGCGCCGCCAGGCGAGCACCGAGCAGAGCCCGAACCCCAGTGCGTTGCCCACGCCGTGGGTGGTGGCCATCCAGAGAAGGCCGGGGTGCGGCAGACCCGTCGCCTCGCCCAGCGCCCAGATCAGGGCGAGGACCATGGTCACCGCGAGCACGGCGGCCGAGACGGCGAGCAGCAGCCGGGTGGCGCGGTCGCGGTGGGCGGGCCGGACCGTGCGCCAGGTCAGCAGCGCCACGGTCCACATCCCGGCCGTCAGGGCCACCGCCCCGACGAGTTCGGCCCAGTCGCCGATGAAGTAGCCGGCCAGCACGGACAGGGTGCCCAGGGGCACGCTGAGCGCCGCGAACCGGCCCGCGGGACCGTCGGCCACCCGGCTCACCAGACCCGCGACCAGGGCGGCGGCGAACCCGGCGAAGTGGAAGTGCGGCACGGTCAGCGCCAGGATGCCGGGACCGAAGCCGAACAGCGGGTGTCCGGCGCGTTCGGCGACCAGCGCGGTGGCGGCGACGGCCGGGGTCACCAGTGCGGTGAGCAGGGCGATCTCGGCCGGCGCCGTGGCCGGGGAACGCAGGGGACCGTCGCGGCCGGCGGCGCGGGGCACGGCGTGCAGCGCGAGAAGCGCGGCCCCGATTCCGTAGCAGAGGGCCAGGACCGTGGCGGCCCTACCGCGCGGCAGCCAGAGCGACACCGCGCCGGGGGCGGCGAAGACCGGCCAGAACCGTCCGATCCGGTCCAGTTCCGGTGCGTCGGCGAGCCGCAGCCCGGCCGGCACGATCACCAGCATCCCCAGCATCACGATCAGCCCGACAAGGACCGACATGACTCACCCACCCCCGAGTTGAACGCGTTCAAATCGTTGTCGACGCAGACTCTACGCTGCTTTGAACGCGTTCAAGGCGGCAGGGGGCGTACACCTCCCGGGAAGCGGTTGGCTTGCGGCGGCGGGGGAAGTGCGGCAGACATGGAGGAGCGACCGGGAGACCGGTGACCAGGCAGGAGAACCGCCCGTGCCCTCACGCATACGCATGCGCCGCACAGCCCCCGCCCTGCTCTGCGCCGGCCTCCTCCTCACCGCGGGCTGCGCCCGGGACACCTCCGGCGGTGCTCCGGCCACGCGAACGGGTGACGCGACCGGCCCCGTCCTCCAACCCGCGTCCGACCCCGGGACCGCCCCCTTCACCGCCTCCACCGCGGGCGGTCCGGCACTTCCCCCTCACGCCGCACGGACCGGGGCGCCCCGCTCCCCGTCGGCGCCCGGACAGGCGCTCAAGCGCACCGGATCGACTCCCGGCCTGTACGCCGGAACCCGCGCCGTTCCCTCCTGCGACGTCGAGGCGCAGATCCGCATGCTTGCCGTGGACCCGGCGCGGGAAGAGGCGTTCGCGCACACCGTGTCCGTCGCGCGCGACCAGGTCGCCGGCTTCCTGCGCGGCCTGACGCCCGTCCTGCTGCGCGCCGACACCCTGGTCACCGGGCACGGCTTCAGGGACGGCTCCGTCACCACCTACCAGTCCGTGTTGCAGGCGGGGACCGCGGTCATGGTCGACGCACGGGGGCTGCCCCGGGTCCGCTGCGTCTGCGGCAATCCGCTGGACCCGCCCACCGGCCGGGGTGACGCGGCGGCCGGGACGGGGAAGCGGTGGGAGGGGTTCGACCCGGCGCGGACCGTCGTGATCGAGCCCGCCGCGCGGCCCGTGGCGGAGCTGGTGATCGCCGACCTGGACCACCACAGCTGGATCGCCCGGCCGGCCGGCGACGAGGGGACCGGCGACCGCGTTCCCGAGAAGCCGCCGCCCTACACGCCCGACACCGATATCACCGGCCCGCTCCCCGACGTCACGCCGCCCGGTACGGAGCGGCCGGAGTCCCCGACGGAGTCCGCGCGGCCGGAGGAGCCCACGCCGTCCCGGACTCCGGAGGAGTGCCCGACGCCCGACGTACCCGCGCCGGAGACGCCCACACCGCCCGGTCAGCCGGCGGCGGCCCGCGGCGTACCCGCCCGGGCGCCGGGGGAGACGCACTGCCCGACGCCGACCGCTGAGCCGACGGACGGGCCGTCCGCGGAGCCGTCGATGCCGGAGCGGACACCCGCGTCCGACGAGCCGCCGACGTCCATCCGGCTGCCCAGGGGCGCCGACGACGGTCCGGCCGTGCGGTGGTGAACGGCGGCGGTCCCCGCTCCCCGGCGGGCCTCACTCCTCGGTGGGCAGCCAGTTGCCGTGGAGGCCCAGGGGGACGCGGACCGGGATGCGGACCCGGGCGACCGGGCCCGATGCCGGGTCCTCGGACGGGATGACGAGCAGCCAGCTGGTCCCGTCGGTGCGGTCGGTGGCGTACGTCATCCAGTAGCCGCCCTCGCCCGGCCCGGTGCCGGGGACGGGGGCGAAGACCGGCTCGCCCACCGACAGGTCCCCGGCCCGCCACGCCACATGCGGACCGGAGGGGTCGTTGCCGTCGTACCAGCGCAGGGTGTCGTACTCGCCCGGCAGCAGATCCAGGCCGCCGGAGTCCGAGGCCACGGCCAGCTGGTGGTGGCGCCTGCCGATCAGCCGGTCGTCGGTGCGGGGGAGTTCCATCCGGACGTCGTCCAGCACGGTCCGGCGCATCGTGCCCGCGACGGGATCGATGACCGCGCGCACCAGGCCCGCGTGGTTGGGCCCCGCCCCCTCGGCGGGCGCGCCGAGCGACAGGCGTGTCCACTGCACGTAGTCCAGCACCACATCGCCGCCGCCGGGCTCGGTGTCGAACGCGTTGACCGTGTGCCACAGCCAGAAGGCGTCGTCGGACGCCCAGCGCACCGGGCTGCCGTCGCGCGGGATCAGGGCCAGCCGGGTGCCGCGTTCGGGGCGCCAGTCGAGCATGGAGCCGCCGTTCATGGCCGCCGCGATGTCGAAGAACACCGGTGCCAGCACGATCACCAGGAAGCGCGGGGTGATCGCCATGTCGTGGATCATCATCGGCTCGTCGGCCCCGTCCACGGGGGTGGGGCCCCGGAGCACGTCGCCCTGCGGGCCGATCGCGGACCAGGTGAGGTAGGGCGGCTCCAGGCCGTAGCAGAACACCAGCATCTCGCCCGTGACCGGGTCGGTCTTCGGATGCGCCGTGATGCCCGCCGGCAGCGCCCCGCCGAAGGTCTCCTTGCCGACGGTCGCCAGGTCGGGCGTCATGAGGAAGGGGCAGTCGGACTCCGCGAGCGCCAGCAGCCGCCCCGCGTGGCGCACCACGTTGATGTCGGGCATGTCGCGGAAGGTGCCGGCCAGATCGGGACCGACGTCCGGCTCCTGCGGCAGGATCATCGACTCGATGCCGCCCCACAGCGCCCGCCCGGCCCGCTCCTCGGCGACCACGGCGGGTGTCCGGACGAACCGGTTGCGGTAGCGGGCCCGGCCGCCGGAGATCCACACGCCGTGCAGCATGCCGTCGCCGTCGATCGGGTAGAGGTACGAACCGATCGGCGTGAAGCGGGGGTTGGGCCCGTTGCGCAGGAACACCCCGTCCAGCTCGCCGGGCAGTGCGCCCGTCACTTCAAGGTCCGCCTCGTCGACCTCTTCGGTCACGGGGGCGAAGCGCCCCGAGAGGTGGACGACCCGGCTCGGGTCGAAGGCGTGTGCGGCATGTGCGGCCATGGCGGCCTCCCTTGCCGGGACGTGGGGGCGCGCCCGGATGCGGGCCGGGCTGACTTCTCATTCAATCCCCGGGCCAGGACCGCCGCAACGCGGGTCGCGGCGTGCGAAGGGCCGTCCCCGGGCCCACCATGGAAGACGCGGCAGATCGCCGTGCCGGGCCACACCTTCGGAGGTGTCCGGTGTCCGAAGCCGAAACCCGCTCCGGGCGGCGGACGGGGAACCTGTTCTTCGCGTTCGCGCCCTGGATCATCTTCATCGTCGTCGCCTCTCCCAGCACCTGGGAGTACGCCGCCCTCGCCGGTCTGGTGGCCGCCGTGGTGCTCAATCTGCCGGACATGCGCCGGGGTTCGTTCAAGATCCTGGAGGTCACCGGCATCGTCTTCTTCGCGTTGCTGAGCGTCCTGGCCCTCTTCCTGGACCGTCAGGACCTGGACTGGGTCGAGAGGTACGCCCAGGTGCTGTCCAGCGGCGTGATCGCGGTGGTGGCGCTCGGTTCGCTGGCGTTCGTCCCGTTCACCGAGCAGTACGCGCGTGAGTCGACGCCCCGGGAGGTGTGGGGGACGCCGGTCTTCCGCCACGTCAACCGGGTGCTGACGCTGCTGTGGGGCGCGGTCTTCGCGGCCACCGCCCTGCTGGGTCTCCTCGCCCTGCACACCTCGTCGGGGCGCGACTGGTTCAACTGGATCATCCCGATCGTGCTGCTGGTGTTCGCCGTCCGCTTCACCGAGCGCTATCCGGACCGGGTGCGTGAGCGGTCGCGTCAGGCGCACGCCTCTCCATGAAGCACACCGGCCCCACTTTGGTCCAGACCTATTGACGGAAGGTCTGGACCACTTTACGTTGGGCGGCGTTCATGATTCCGCTGCGTGTTGTCAGGGGCATGCCACTTCAGGAAGAGGTCCCGTCATGTTCGGTCGCACATCACGTCTGCTGGGGGTTGGCCTGGCGGCGGCGTGCATCGTGCAGATGCTCGTCGGCGCGACGCCGAGCTCCGCGCAGGAGGACACCTGTGCGGTCAAGTCGAAGCCCGCGGGCAAGGTGCTCCAGGGCTACTGGGAGAACTGGGACGGCGCGTCCAACGGTGTGCACCCGCCGCTGGGCTGGATCCCCGTCACCGACAGCCGCATTCCGCAGCACGGCTACAACGTGATCAACGCGGCCTTCCCGGTCATCCTCTCGGACGGCACCGTCCTGTGGGAGGACGGGATGGACTCGACCGTCAAGGTGCCGACCCCCGCCGAGATGTGCCAGGCGAAGGCCTCCGGGCTCACCACCCTGATGTCGATCGGCGGCGCCACCGCCGGCATCGACCTCAGCTCCACCGCCGTCGCGGACCGCTTCGTGGACACGGTCGTGCCCATCCTGAAGAAGTACAACTTCGACGGCATCGACATCGACATCGAGACCGGCCTGACCGGCACCGGCAACATCAGCCAGCTGTCCGCCTCGCAGTCCAACCTGATCCGCATCATCGACGGCGTCCTCGCGAAGATGCCGTCGAACTTCGGCCTGACGATGGCCCCCGAGACGGCCTACGTCACCGGCGGCAGCGTCGTGTACGGCTCGATCTGGGGCGCGTACCTCCCCATCATCAAGAAGTACGCGGACAACGGCCGGCTCTGGTGGCTGAACATGCAGTACTACAACGGCAGCATGTACGGCTGCTCCGGCGACTCGTACTCCGCCGGCACCGTGGAGGGCTCCACCGCGCAGACCGACTGCCTCGACAAGGGCCTCACCATCCAGGGCACCACGATCCGGGTGCCCTACGACAAGCAGGTCCCCGGTCTGCCCGCCCAGCCCGGCGCGGGCGGCGGATACATGTCGACCGGCCTCGTCTCCCAGGCGTGGAACCACTACGGCAACAGCCTCAAGGGCCTCATGACCTGGTCGCTGAACTGGGACGGCTCGAAGAACTGGACCTTCGGCGACAACGTGAAGGCGCTCCAGGGCCGCTGACCCCGCAGACCCCCCTCAGGGCGACAGCCCCGCACCCCCCTTCCGGGAGGTGCGGGGCCGTCGCCGTGGTGTCAGTGGCCGGTCTCCGAGGCGTCCAGCATCGCCTCGCGCTCCACGACCTTGACGCGCTCGCGGTCCTGCTCGGCCCCGAGCGCGCGCTCGTGCGCGTCGAGGCGGTACCAGCCCTCGCGGGTGGTGTAGCGGACGCCGCGCTCCTCCAGGAAGGCGGTGACGGCCTCCGGCTCGGGCCGCGCCGGGGCGGGCAGCCGCCCGGCGGCGTGGTCCTCCAGCAGGCAGGCGACGGTCTCGTTGGCGTCGCCCTTGGTGTGGCCGATCAGGCCGACCGGGCCCCGCTTGATCCAGCCGGTGACGTACACCGACTCCATCGGCTCGTCGCCTTCGAGGACCCGGCCCGCGGCGTGCGGGACCGTGCCGGACGCGACGTCGAACGGCAGCTTCGGGAGCTCGCGCGAGTAGTAGCCCACCGCGCGGTAGACGCCCTGGACGTCCCAGTCGTGGAAGGTGCCGGTGCCGCGCACGTTGCCGGTGCCGTCCAGCTCCGTGCGCTCGGTGCGCAGACCGGTGACCCGGCCGTCCTCGCCGGTGATCTCGACGGGGGACTCGAAGAAGTGCAGGAAGAGCTTGTGCGGCCGGTCGCCGATGTCACGGATCGCCCAGTTCTCCAGCGTGGAGGCGACCATGTTGGCCTGCTTGTTCCCGCGCCGGGTCTCGATCGAGCCCTCGTCGTAGTCGATGTCCTCGGGGTTGACGATGACCTCGATGTTGGGCGAGTGGTCCAGCTCGCGCAGCTCCATCGGGCTGAACTTCGCCTGGGCCGGGCCGCGCCGCCCGAAGACGTGCACCTCCAGCGCCTTGTTCGCCTTCAGGCCCTCGTAGACGTTGGCGGGGATCTCCGTCGGCAGCAGCTCGTCGGCGGTCTTCGCGAGGATGCGGGCCACGTCGAGAGCCACGTTCCCGACGCCCAGCACGGCGACCTTCTCGGCCTCCAGCGGCCAGGTGCGCGGGACGTCCGGGTGGCCGTCGTACCAGGAGACGAAGTCGGCGGCCCCGTAGGAGCCGTCCAGGTCGTGGCCGGGGATGTCGAGCGCGCGGTCCGCGTCGGCGCCGGTCGAGAAGATCACCGCGTCGTAGAACGTGCGCAGCTCGTCGAGGTCCAGGTCGTTCGGGTAGTCGACGTTGCCGAACAGGCGCAGCTGCGGCTTGTCCAGCACCTGGTGCAGCGCCTGCACGATGCCCTTGATGCGCGGGTGGTCGGGCGCCACGCCGTAGCGGATCAGGCCGAAGGGGGCCGGCATCCGCTCGAAGAGGTCGATGGAGACACCCGGATCGGCGGCCGCGTCGGATTTGAGCAGCGCGTCCGCCGCGTAAATGCCGGCGGGACCGGCTCCGACGATGGCGACGCGAACGGGGCGTGTCATGGCGAGCTGTTCCTTCGAACGGGCGAGCAGAAGCGGGGCCGGTTGGTAAGGCAAGGCTTAGTCGACCCCGTCGCACACGTTAGCCGCTGCTCGGACCCGCTTTCGGGGCGGGGCGGCGTTACCGGGCGGTATTCGGGCCTCCCGCGCGCACCGGGGTGCCGGGAATCCTTGTGACGCGGGCCTCCGGCACGCTCCGTGAATGTGTCCTATCGCACGTTCATCAAATGGACGGTTCGGTCGAAGAATCGGACAGATAGTGGCAGAGTGACGCATATGGACGATCGGGTAGCGGGTGCCCTGTCACTCCCGGACGACTGGCCCGCCCACCCGGATCTCAGCCTCGCCCTGAACCGAATGGGCAGCTTCGACTGGGATCTCGACAGCGGCCTCATGCACTTGGACCGGCCCGCCCTCGAGGTGTTCGACCTGAGGGCCGACGAATACGACAACCGGCCCGAGACGCTCGGGCTGCGCGTGCCGCCCGACGAGGGCGTCCGGCTGGACGCCATGGTCTCGGAGGCGCTGAAGAGCGGCCGCAGCAACTACGGGGCGTACTTCCGCCTCCAGTCGCGCGACGGCACCCTGCGCTGGGCGCACACCCAGGGCTTCGTGCGCCGAGACGACGACGGCCGCCCCCGCCGGATCATCGGCATCGTCAGGGAGGCCGGCCCCGAGCTCGCCGAGTCCGCCGCCCGCCGCGAGCTGGACGAGGAGCTGCGCCGCCGCACCAGCCTGGTCGACTCCACCACGGCGGCCCTGGCCCACGCCCGTACCGTCAAGGACGTCATCGAGGTCCTGAAGAACTCCGAGGGCCTGGCTCTGCTCGGCGCGACCAGCCTGGTCATGGGGCTCATCGAGGCCGGGCGCATCCACCTGGTGG
Proteins encoded in this window:
- a CDS encoding DUF1990 family protein, which codes for MSSLNYPEAGVTRLGPLPDGYHHLHHRTRVGRGRADFEAAGAAITEFRMHRGSGARVEASTPRAEAGTAVRVAVQAGPLRLAAPCRVIWAEYGPERIGFGYGTETGHPERGEECFTAELAEDGTVWFRVMAFSRPARWYARLGGPLVPPLQRWYARRLGRTLRRIVAEERERREAPGR
- a CDS encoding YndJ family protein produces the protein MSVLVGLIVMLGMLVIVPAGLRLADAPELDRIGRFWPVFAAPGAVSLWLPRGRAATVLALCYGIGAALLALHAVPRAAGRDGPLRSPATAPAEIALLTALVTPAVAATALVAERAGHPLFGFGPGILALTVPHFHFAGFAAALVAGLVSRVADGPAGRFAALSVPLGTLSVLAGYFIGDWAELVGAVALTAGMWTVALLTWRTVRPAHRDRATRLLLAVSAAVLAVTMVLALIWALGEATGLPHPGLLWMATTHGVGNALGFGLCSVLAWRRLHLLHDGEGSIR
- a CDS encoding DUF6777 domain-containing protein, whose protein sequence is MPSRIRMRRTAPALLCAGLLLTAGCARDTSGGAPATRTGDATGPVLQPASDPGTAPFTASTAGGPALPPHAARTGAPRSPSAPGQALKRTGSTPGLYAGTRAVPSCDVEAQIRMLAVDPAREEAFAHTVSVARDQVAGFLRGLTPVLLRADTLVTGHGFRDGSVTTYQSVLQAGTAVMVDARGLPRVRCVCGNPLDPPTGRGDAAAGTGKRWEGFDPARTVVIEPAARPVAELVIADLDHHSWIARPAGDEGTGDRVPEKPPPYTPDTDITGPLPDVTPPGTERPESPTESARPEEPTPSRTPEECPTPDVPAPETPTPPGQPAAARGVPARAPGETHCPTPTAEPTDGPSAEPSMPERTPASDEPPTSIRLPRGADDGPAVRW
- a CDS encoding carotenoid oxygenase family protein, producing the protein MAAHAAHAFDPSRVVHLSGRFAPVTEEVDEADLEVTGALPGELDGVFLRNGPNPRFTPIGSYLYPIDGDGMLHGVWISGGRARYRNRFVRTPAVVAEERAGRALWGGIESMILPQEPDVGPDLAGTFRDMPDINVVRHAGRLLALAESDCPFLMTPDLATVGKETFGGALPAGITAHPKTDPVTGEMLVFCYGLEPPYLTWSAIGPQGDVLRGPTPVDGADEPMMIHDMAITPRFLVIVLAPVFFDIAAAMNGGSMLDWRPERGTRLALIPRDGSPVRWASDDAFWLWHTVNAFDTEPGGGDVVLDYVQWTRLSLGAPAEGAGPNHAGLVRAVIDPVAGTMRRTVLDDVRMELPRTDDRLIGRRHHQLAVASDSGGLDLLPGEYDTLRWYDGNDPSGPHVAWRAGDLSVGEPVFAPVPGTGPGEGGYWMTYATDRTDGTSWLLVIPSEDPASGPVARVRIPVRVPLGLHGNWLPTEE
- a CDS encoding chitinase, which codes for MFGRTSRLLGVGLAAACIVQMLVGATPSSAQEDTCAVKSKPAGKVLQGYWENWDGASNGVHPPLGWIPVTDSRIPQHGYNVINAAFPVILSDGTVLWEDGMDSTVKVPTPAEMCQAKASGLTTLMSIGGATAGIDLSSTAVADRFVDTVVPILKKYNFDGIDIDIETGLTGTGNISQLSASQSNLIRIIDGVLAKMPSNFGLTMAPETAYVTGGSVVYGSIWGAYLPIIKKYADNGRLWWLNMQYYNGSMYGCSGDSYSAGTVEGSTAQTDCLDKGLTIQGTTIRVPYDKQVPGLPAQPGAGGGYMSTGLVSQAWNHYGNSLKGLMTWSLNWDGSKNWTFGDNVKALQGR
- a CDS encoding FAD-dependent oxidoreductase, with protein sequence MTRPVRVAIVGAGPAGIYAADALLKSDAAADPGVSIDLFERMPAPFGLIRYGVAPDHPRIKGIVQALHQVLDKPQLRLFGNVDYPNDLDLDELRTFYDAVIFSTGADADRALDIPGHDLDGSYGAADFVSWYDGHPDVPRTWPLEAEKVAVLGVGNVALDVARILAKTADELLPTEIPANVYEGLKANKALEVHVFGRRGPAQAKFSPMELRELDHSPNIEVIVNPEDIDYDEGSIETRRGNKQANMVASTLENWAIRDIGDRPHKLFLHFFESPVEITGEDGRVTGLRTERTELDGTGNVRGTGTFHDWDVQGVYRAVGYYSRELPKLPFDVASGTVPHAAGRVLEGDEPMESVYVTGWIKRGPVGLIGHTKGDANETVACLLEDHAAGRLPAPARPEPEAVTAFLEERGVRYTTREGWYRLDAHERALGAEQDRERVKVVEREAMLDASETGH